The genome window TGCAATTATCTGCGTAATCTGCGGTCATGTTTTTTTTCTTTTCAGGTCTGCGGTACATCCTTGTCAGGTTCGGGGATGATATCCTTGCCTGGTGTGCAAGAATCTGACTCGAAAGGTAATAAGCGCCTGAAGGGGGCTACAATGGGGTTTGCGGCGCATGAGCCTGCTTTCTGCGGCGGTACGTTTACATGGGGTCAAATGAATTCGTTTTGAGTTCCCTTTGTCTTGGTGTACAATGATGGTCGAAGACTATTCAAGGCGAGACATCGTGATCATGACAACTGATTACCAGACTGCTCTGGACTACATTTTCAACTATGTCGACTACGAACGAAGGCGAGCGGTTCCATACGACGAGGAAGCGTGGGATCTCGATCGGACCCGGCGGGCGTTGAGGATGTTGGGCAATCCACAGCAACAATTCAAGGTTGTGCATGTTGCCGGAAGCAAGGGCAAGGGGTCAAGCGCGGCCAACATAGAGTCCGTGCTGCGGGCGTCCGGACTTCGGACAGGCTTTTACACCTCACCTCACCTGCACACCTTCCGAGAGCGAATTCGGATTGACGGCAACCTTCTCGAACCGGCCCAGATGGTCAATCTTCTGGATCAGTGCCGGCCCGTGATCGAGGCGATTCCTGGCATCACGACCTTCGAGATTATCACTGTGCTGGCCTTTTTGCACTTTGCCCGGCAGGGAGTCGAATGGGCGGTGCTGGAGGTTGGTCTGGGAGGCCGGCTCGATTCCACGAATGTTGTCACGCCGGCTGTAAGTGTGATCACGCCCATCAGCCACGAACATAGCGCATTGTTGGGCGATACGCTGGCAGCCATCGCTTTCGAGAAGGCTGGCATCATCAAGAAGGGCGTTCCGGTGGTCTGTGCACCGCAGGATCCTGAGGTGTTGCTTGTGTTTCAGCAGGTGGCCGCTCAGCAGGACTCGTCGTTGGTGTTGGTGGGGTTGGATTGGCGGTGGCGATCGATCACCGATGATCTGGGAGGGCAATCTTTTTCAGTGTTTGGCCCCCATCCCGCTGAGCCTGGCGCGGAACCTGTCACGATCCGCAGCTTGTACACCCCGTTGCTCGGCAGGCATCAGTTGATCAATGCAACGGTAGCCGTTGCTACCTGTTGGGAACTGATGCAACAGGGCGTGGAGATCAGCGAACCGGCACTTCGGGAAGGGCTCTCTACGGTCTATTGGCCTGGTCGACTGGAGGTGCTCGACCCACCGGGCGACGCCGGGCCAGCTGTGGTCGTCGACAGTGCCCACAATGAGGCATCGACTGCATTGTTGTTCCATGCTCTCGGCCGCTATCTGCCCGGACGGCCTTTGGTTGTTCTGTTTGGAGCTTCCGGCGACAAGGACGCGGCTGCCATGTTGGAGAGGTTTGCGCCGCACACATCAAAACTGGTGTTGACGCGGTCTCGCCATCCCAGAGCTGCCGACCCAGAGCAACTGGC of Chloroflexota bacterium contains these proteins:
- a CDS encoding folylpolyglutamate synthase/dihydrofolate synthase family protein, giving the protein MTTDYQTALDYIFNYVDYERRRAVPYDEEAWDLDRTRRALRMLGNPQQQFKVVHVAGSKGKGSSAANIESVLRASGLRTGFYTSPHLHTFRERIRIDGNLLEPAQMVNLLDQCRPVIEAIPGITTFEIITVLAFLHFARQGVEWAVLEVGLGGRLDSTNVVTPAVSVITPISHEHSALLGDTLAAIAFEKAGIIKKGVPVVCAPQDPEVLLVFQQVAAQQDSSLVLVGLDWRWRSITDDLGGQSFSVFGPHPAEPGAEPVTIRSLYTPLLGRHQLINATVAVATCWELMQQGVEISEPALREGLSTVYWPGRLEVLDPPGDAGPAVVVDSAHNEASTALLFHALGRYLPGRPLVVLFGASGDKDAAAMLERFAPHTSKLVLTRSRHPRAADPEQLAAAARAYLAAESIFVTCDVAEGLNCALQVASPASTVCATGSLFVVADSREAWLARYPGAFPPWDWAYQAEPPDPDWQVSQSPASRVQ